The Eublepharis macularius isolate TG4126 chromosome 12, MPM_Emac_v1.0, whole genome shotgun sequence genomic sequence CATATATCTACCCCAAAATAAATTATGAACACTTGCCcagttccaccccctccccaggacaTTTATTCAGAAGGAAGACATATACACATTCCCAAGATATAAAACAAACACCTGGTAGGGCAGCACCATATGTACATTGGTCTTGAAAAAGTCCCACAGCCCATCCCAGCCATTCCACAAGTACAGCTGTCCAGATGCAAGCTGCAAATCCCACTCAGTATGTCTCACAAGTACATAAGCCCCACATCCATTTCAGGGAGAATCCAGTGTGTGAGACTAGGTTCTGAGAGATGGAGGTTCGAAATCCCTATTCAGCTACATaatctttctgggtgaccttggaccagtcactgtctctgagcctaacctacctcaaagggttgttgtgaggataaaatagaaaagggAAGAATGTGGTAAGCTGCTCACAGTCCCCATGGAATAGAAAAGCAGGATGtatacaaagaaacaaacaaatacacAAATATCCCTCATGTATGTGGGCTGAAAACTACCCACATCCCAGATTGCCTTCAAGAAAGTTCACCTGGAAGCAAGCCTTGGTACCAAGCGTCACCTGTCTGCCAGCATCACATAGTATACTTACTCAGCGTTTCCCTAGAAATAAACCACATGCTCCTGCCTATCCCCAAATCCAAATGCCTGCCCAGGCTGGACCACCTCACAGGTAGTCCACTAGCCTAGAAGCAAAACCCCACAGCCATGTCCAGGGCCACCTCACAAGCGCCTTTTCCTGGAAGCAAACCTGCCAATTCTGCCTGGGGCTCCCAGGAGTAAACGCCTCCGTCATGCCAGAGCAAGCCTTTTTGCACGGAAGCCATCCCCACGACCCTTCCCCGGTCTGCCCTGCAAGGGCATCTGCCTCAACCCTCACAGCCGTGCCCGGCAAGCACGTTCACCCACAGGCAGCCCTCGCAACTATGGGAGCAAGCAGCACAAACCTGCCCACTCAGCTACTTCTGGGTTTAAGTTTATGGGCCTTTCTGTGCAGGAATAAGCCTCCCTCAGGCACACCATTTCTGCGCCAGGCAAACCGCGCGAGTAAAAGAACAGCCCCCAAGTCCATTTCCCCCGGCAGCCGGGCCTCCAAGGCCTACCTGGGGGGGAACCAGCCGAAcagatgtggggggaggggaggagtccCTAAGCGGCTCGCTGAGGCGACGGTGCCAGACGAGGCCTGCCCTGCAGTCGCCGCCTTCCCGCCTTCCGGGTCGGCGTGAAGGGCCCTGAGGAGGGCGGCCTGCCTGGAGGAGGCCAAGgcgggagaagagaagcagcaggACCGAGGAGGAGCAGGATAGGGGCCGGGCTCTTTCGAGGGGAGGCGGTGAGGGATCGCCTGCCATTCTCCCCACCTCGTTTCTCCCTAGAATATGACGGGAGAGAATCGTCGCCTGCTTTTTGCCTTGCGTTGTGCCTGTGCCGGGAActgagaagggggagggagggatccGGCTCCCTAACTTTAATAATAGTATATTaataacagcattcaatttatatatagcCCTTCAggaatacccactcagagcagtttacaaagtatgttgttattatcccaacaacaatcactctatTCCTAGTAGTAGGGAATAAAACAAGAGGGGGAATGGACTCGCAGCCCGCTGAAACAgccaaaagaggggggggggagagaaggaaaagtAACCCTAATCTTTAAAAAGCAATACGATCCATTTTTTAATGAACAGCAGGCTCACAAATTAAAACGTGAATTATACAACACTTTTTTCAAGGTAGAATGTAGGACCAAACTTAAATGTCTTCATCATCTCAAAATACAACTTATTTCTGTCACTTATGGcaaaaaatagtttcaggtaggtagctgtgttggatttgagtccagtggtaccttccTTTTAGGGTATAAGCATTTACCTGGAGAGCTTTGACTCTATAAAGCTTACTCCCTGAAAACCTTgtgggtctctaaagtgccactggacccaaatcctgcagaCAGAAAATGTGTAGGGAAACACACCGTTTTCAGTAGGGTGTGTGAATGAAATGTATCTTGTTCCATGGGCTGCAGGTTGGAATTTACTTCTGACATACTAGATGGATCAGGtccaaagattaaaaaaaaagatgtgccTTAAAACTCATTGGTTTGTTTGCCCCCATTCCCTGCATCCCTGTGTTCTCTTTTCAGTGGTTGCATCAAATTTATtccagtggttttcaaactggACCATTAACTGCTGGTATTCATCAATGAAAGCTTAGTAAGAGCTCAAAAGAAAGGCCCATCACTCCCAATTACCCCCTGCTATACGCACTCACACATATTGGATGCGCTTCAAAAATCTCCACCTAATACAGTGACAAATCTAAGAGGATAGGGCAGAGAGGTTtgcatgaaccaaaatttgtgccGTGGGAATCCACTGCACTACAACACAGAAGGGATTTCAGAGTAGGAGTTCCCTGGCAGATTTTTGTGTCATGCGCCATCaaatcacctccaacctatggcaatcctatgaaagaaagacctccaaaatgtcctatcattaacagacttggtcCAATCCTGcacactggaggacgtggctttttttattgagtcaagccatctcattttgggtcttcctcttttcctgctgccctctACTTTCCCTAGAATtattttttccagagaatcttgtcttcagtAAGCCTGGCAGATAAGCAACATGGAAAAGATTCTCCAAAGGGAGTTCAAGAAACAACTGGTTTATTCCAGTACTGAGGTCTGAAGACTCAAGTTGATAAAAAAGCTGCATTTGTAATCAAAAAAGGAGTCTACTAAGGGGGTAACGTTGGACTCCTGTACAGGACAAATTTGGTGCCCCCATGCCCATTCCTCTATGTCCATTCTGAAATGTGCCTTTTTAGAATCACACATGCAACTCCTTGGTTGTGACAACGGATGCTAGCTTTACTGTATCAAGTTTGCTTTTTCATATAGAAGGTTGAACACATCAGCCCCATACTCATGGCCTTGTTCGTTTATCTTCAGTACTGTAACAAGATGCAAGTATTAACAACAAAAAGGCTGGAATAATCATTTCTTTTCCTAGACAGATTTAAACTTTATTTTAGATAAATGCTGGGAGCTCCTAGAGTAAAGAAGCAGCTTCTATTGATGGCAGCAAAGATTTATAAATAACTCTGAGAACAGGATTGAGGGGCTTAGTATAAAATTAGGAACGGATTGTGCCGACCCAAACAGAGCAATTTTTTTGCCAGAGGCTGCCCCCTTGCCAAACTCTAGTTTCCTCAAGTAGTTTTTGGACAGCTTGTTAATGCTAGCAAAGTGGATTGCACCACATTGGATTTGAATATGAGTGCTTGGAATAGCTGCCAGCCAGGAACTCCTATGAAAATCATCCTCCATGTTGTTCTTCACTACAGAGAGCTTCCCCGTGTAAGAGTGATAAGGTTGAGCTACTGTATAGCCCAACAGCAGCCCAGCAGACAAACAATTCTGACTCAGCTGGCCCAAGCTGTTGAGGGGAAATTATAGCAGTGAAGTAGGTTCCTCGTTGTTGCCAGGCAAGCATGGGACAAATGTACTGCCTAGCTAACTCTAGGACATGATGGTACAACAGTCTCCTTCTTTCTATGCTCAGCCTCTGAAAGTTGCCCACTTGTGGATTGCTTTCCCCAAGAGACAGGCAGAAGGGGCCACCGTCTCCTCTGTCTTTTAGATGGAAAATTATTTGCTTGGGCATTTGGTAGAAGAATCATATTTTTGAACTCTATTTTTATGTTTGGGGTATTTTATTAAGGGTTCTTTTTCTTACATTGCCAGGCCGCTTGGGAGGCGAAGTGAGCGGTGCAGAAAGGCACagttaaaagatttaaaataaataGCCCTCTTTTCTCTATAACTGTATGGGGAACATACATATGAAATTATATACAGTGTAGGATTCAAAGACAGAAAGCCATCTCAGAGCCATTGTTTTAAAAGAGGCACAGTAACACAGGAACCAAAAGAGGGCACCTAGACACAGGACCAAGGATCTTTGGGTGCCATTTCAGAAGCAGCAATAGGAAAGGCACTGTTCCATACTTGGCAACAACAGCATTGATGCTTTTGCATTTGTTCAACACCCACAAAACAGGAGGTAACTCCGTTAACAAACTGGCTGCGAACTGTCCATTTGAACCATTTATtaatctgcctttttttttttacaagtttaGAAAAAGAAGCCCAGGATTTTCCCTCCTGTATGTTTTCGCCTTGCTTCCTCGTGGTCCATGATGCCAGCTGAAGTGGTCAGCACAATATACCTATAAAAGACAGTGAAAAAACTACTTATAAGGGTCCAGGACAAAAGTTCTCTCCCACTTACAAATCCAGAACAAGGAAATTAAGCCCACTTCCTTAACAAGCAACAAATACCGGACAATACCCACCAAATCCTAATAGCAACTTTTAATGCAGCTTTTAAGTTTTGTAAAACAATCTGAAAAGTGTGGAGACTAGATTACATAGTAAATAGTATGCCTCATCCCCTTATGGCTATTTATTACCTCAGCTAAACCTCTGTACTCCTGTATATCTGGTTTCACCTTGCACTAGATTTAACATTAGTTGAAGGTGGCTCTCAACTCCTCAGTGTGGGCTGATGACTGTATCTTGTTGCAAACACTTAAATGAAAGGTTcatttaaaacaagatccaatcCAATCTATCCACTCTTCTCTCATCAGTTTTCACTTGTGAATATAAACATACATGGATATACACTCCAATGTATCTGGTGAAGTAAGTTCTGATTCATAAAAGCTTATGAGGAAATAAATTCTATTCGTCGCCAAGTGCTCCCAGACTCCTATTTTGTTTAGCTGCTGCAGACATACAAACATTTCTACCCATTTCAAGGTCGCCTGTCTGGAATTATTCATAGTGAAGTGCTTGCAATGCTGACACTGTACAGGGAAttatgaccaccaccaccaccccgtttCACTGGCACCTTTTACTGCATTTTAATTAAGTAGCATGCTAGTGCTTGTGAGGCTGACAACAGGGGAAAAGAGGAGCCAGGCAGTTTTCAGCAAAAGCTTCACCATCCCGTTTCAGCACAAGTAACACTTACCCAAACTGGCGTGAAGGAAGCAGGTTATTCTGCCACTTTTCCAAATCCTTCAGTTGGACATCAAACCTTGGACTGATCACACCACACTGTCAAAGGAGGCAGAAGGAAAATCTTGACTGGTTCTTaactattttactttatttatacctcacctttcttcccaacgggaacccaaggtggtttacataattctcctctcctccgttctATCACCAGgccgagtgtgtgactggcccaaggtcacccagcaagcttacatGGCGGAGTGTGGCTTCtaacctggttctcctagatcctagtctgacactcgaaCCACTATTCTGACAACCGCTTCACCCAGCAACATGCACGCAAGAGGGTAACACACTCATGCACAGGCATTGGCATCTAATAAGATACTGCCATGCAAATACAAAGATGAGCATCAGCAATTTACCCCTAGAAACTGATTACATGGTGATAAGTATTTTATCTATTACTGCCTACTCATGGATATTATTCCTTGCTGCCTCTTCCCATCTGAGGTTGGCCTGCTGGTGCTAGCTCTTCCTCTTTATTTCTGCCTAGGGCTAGCCAGCTGGTGTTAGTTGGAACTGTCGAGAACTGATTCCCAGGAGTGGTTCATCGCCCTCCTGCCCTGACATAGGGACCCTTCTTTGCTGTACAGTTATGCAACAGACATCCTGGAGTGAAGCTAGGTGTGAAGGACTGGGGACAGGAATCTGGTGTACCATAACGTCTGCTCCTTGGGCTTAAAAATGAATGGAAGTTGGGGGGACAGTGTAAGGACACACTTCTTTATGCTATTAGCACACATCTGTATTAAGCCAAGAGGATCGGAGTACGTGCTACCGGCCAGGTTCAAGAAGCAGCTTCAGGAGCTCAAGTTTAGCTTGTGGATCTTTCCAAAATAACTCAGACACACAACTAGGGCAATTCTTCCCATACCAAGGAAATCCAAGGTTGCtgcacagaggcaagcaatggcaaaccacctgtttgtctcttcccttgaaaaccctacggaaTCACCATGAGTTGGCTGCAACTCAAGGGCACAAATAAAACACAAATGTGGTTTTCATACAGAGACATGAAGAGaaataacttaatttttttttgtatgacCTGGTCCATCCACACTTTGGAAACCACTTTTGTATTTCTGCCTACATCCAGGCCATTTTTTAAACCATCGCGAGTCCTGAAGACAACAGAATTTCATCCAAGGAAGATGAAAACTAAGGGCATCCAACACACATCGCCCTACCTATCATTCTGTTTTGAGTCTGGCAGTTTAATCAGAAGTCAGATCCTACCTTGTTGAGTCTGCCTGTGAGGTTCACGACGATTTTCCCAGCTCTGTGATCATCGATTATCTCAAATTCACCTATGTACCCTGGAAAGAATGGAGCAGCATTCAGTACATTCAAATCTTGACCAAGCAAATGAGAGACTGTTGTCGTCATGGCCCATTTCGGATCGAGAGTCTCTTTTCGCCTCACAAAGCGCTTCACTCAATTTCACATAATGGCTAAGACAAAAGAGCAGGCATGGCGATGTGAAGAAGGTGGGGctaaggagacccaggttcaacgcTGGCTCAGCCCTGAACCAAATCAAAATCTCACAACTGCTATAACGACCCAAATCCTCTCCCTCATCATCTTTATGTATATAGCATTAAGAACAAGGAGATCACCCTTTCTATGTGACGATTTATCCTGCTGTCTGTGCATGGCATTGGACTATCTGCAGATGGGAGTACTGCAATTTCTTAGGGACTTCAGTAAATGTACTAAAAAAATTCAATCACGGTGAGATTGGGAAGCACATACTTGAAACAGGCCtaaggagctgctatttgccccattctCGTGACTGGGAATTAAGTTCTGCACATGGAACTCCTCTGACCGTATCAGATCAGTGAACTTTATGTGGATACAAGGcgttataatttatttatttactgcatttatactgcacttttctccccagcggggaccaaaagtggcttacaacattctccccttctcaatTTTAATTTCTCAACAACTCTCTGAGATAGGTTAGGTGGGaagttactggcccaaggtcacccagcaagcttccatggcaaggtCGGGACTCaatcttgggtctcccagatcctagaccacaccccaccacactggctcttaagAGAATGACTGACTAATAGTCACCAAGTAAACTTTATGTATGACTGGAAGGATTTTAATTCAGGCCCTACTCCAATATTCTAACTGCTTCCCAACACTGGTTGTCCTCTGCACTATTAAAACTGAGCTTTCTGGCAAGATGTTTCTCTAGTGTCGAAGTTCTAACAACTGACACAGCACAAGGAACACTGAAAGCACGCACACATGCCAAGGAGGTCACAATTTCTCCTCAAGTGTGCAACCACACAAGTCTCTACTCAGTTATTTGTTCTGCTTTGTTAAAGAGGGGGGTTATCTTGAGACATCATGAGACAGTGCAAAGCAGGCAAGCTCATAAATAAATTCAGGTAGCAGCTAGAAATGTTTTGGTTGTCATAAATTAATATTGCTGGGATCTATGCTggtcccactggggggggggtccaatctCTTTCATTAGTACCAACTGAAAATGACAAAGGAATAAGCAAGTTCACTAGAACTGCCtaagcccgtttggtgtagtggttaagagtgcgggactctaatctggagatctgggtttgattccccactcctccacttgaagcccgctgggtgactcCAGAgacatggctctctggagctctctcagccccatccacctcacagggtgttttgttgtggggagaataatggcatactttgtaaactgcattaagtgggcattaagttgccctgaagggcggtatataaatcgaatgttgttgttgttgttattattctgacCTAAACACCGGGGTGGTGGAGGGAGCCACTGCCATTGAAAATGGATTGGTGTTACAGACACGTTTAACCAGCTGCTACTTTTTGTATTTTCAGTGGTACGATTCCAATTTTTGTTTCTCCCTCCCAGCATGCCAGAAGCAGAGTGTTATACCTGTGCCCATTTAAGTCAGCTACATGATGTACAGGCAAAGAGGTTTCAGCAACAAGACCTGAAATAAGTGCACATGTCCTCTCCCATCCTTTAATACCCAGGTAAGTTGAAAGCTTGCATACCGGTCTGTCATTTTGAATGCTCTGAATAAAAGGCAATACATTTTTGTTAAATTATGAACTACCTATATTCTGCAAGCCAAGATATTGTGTCCACATAGCTAAAAACCTGGATATTTCCAGGTCTATCTATCATATGCAGACAGCACATACATTTCTATGAACTTACCATGCTTCATCATCACAGTTAAGAACCGGACAATTACTTTGGAGCACGGTCTGATGAGAACTTGACGCTTCCCACGTTTCTCTGCATTGTTGATGCTTTTAAGAGCATCTGCCAGAACATTCATGCGCACCATGGTGCCTGCAAAAAGAAAATGCACAGTTCAAGGGCAAGTCCA encodes the following:
- the RPS15A gene encoding 40S ribosomal protein S15a, which gives rise to MVRMNVLADALKSINNAEKRGKRQVLIRPCSKVIVRFLTVMMKHGYIGEFEIIDDHRAGKIVVNLTGRLNKCGVISPRFDVQLKDLEKWQNNLLPSRQFGYIVLTTSAGIMDHEEARRKHTGGKILGFFF